In Puniceicoccales bacterium, the genomic stretch TCGACCTATGTGGAGGGCCTCATGTGGCTAACACCAACGAAATCAAGGCAATAAAGCTGCTTAGCATTGCCGGCGCCTACCACCGGGGCAATGAAAACAATAAACAATTGCAACGTATCTATGGCACAGCTTTCGATTCCAAAGAAGCTCTGGACCTATTTCTAAAACAGACAGAAGAAGCCAGGCTACGGGATCATCGCAAAATCGGCAAGGAAATGCAACTGTTCATGATAGATGATGAATTCGGCCAGGGATTGATTCTATGGCTTCCCAATGGCACAATAATTCGCAATGAATTGCAAAAATTTATACTCTCTGAACTGGAAAAACGTGGCTATTCCCAGGTTATAACACCAAATTTGGCTAAGCTGGACCTATTCAGAACCTCCGGCCATTTCCCCTATTACCAAGATGCCCAATATGCACCAATTCCGGAACGCGTTACACTGCAAAAACTTCTTGATAACAATGTTTCATGCAAAGAGATGATGGAAGGTCTGGAAAATGGTAAACTCGATGGGTTCCTGATAAAACCGATGAATTGCCCCGGTCACATAAAGATATATGCCTCAAAAACAAGATCTTACCGCGAGCTACCGGTGAAATTGGCCGAATTCGGCACCGTATATCGCTGGGAGCAATCCGGTGAATTGAGTGGCATGACCCGGGTCCGAGGATTTACCCAGGATGACGCGCATATCTTTTGCACCGAAGAACAACTTGGCGATGAAATAAACCAGTGCCTCCAATTGGTTCGTCTGATATTTAAGACACTTGGCATGGAGGACTTCAGGGTTCGGGTAAGCCTGCGTGACAGGGACTCTTCAAAGTACATTGGCTCCGATGAGTCGTGGATTTGCGCGGAAAATGCGCTCAAGCGAGCAGCCGAATCCCTTGATGTACCATTTTCACTGGAAGAAGGCGAAGCTGCATTCTATGGGCCAAAGATAGATTTTGTGGTCAAGGACGTCATCGGCCGCGAGTGGCAACTGGGAACTATCCAGGTGGATTATAACCTCCCGGAACGGTTTAAATTGACCTACATCGGTAGCGATAATAAACCACATCAGCCGGTGATGATCCACAGGGCACCCTTCGGTTCACTGGAAAGATTTTGTGGCCTACTCATCGAGCATTTTGGTGGAAATTTTCCCACCTGGCTGGCCCCGGAACAGGTACGCATTCTG encodes the following:
- the thrS gene encoding threonine--tRNA ligase, which produces MVNSAVLLKIRHSAAHVLASAVGRLFPTAKFDIGPATETGFYYDFDTDHKFTADDLPLLEKEMLAIIEDNQAFEKIIITKEEARKLFLDKKQEYKLSRLDDIPEGEEISLYRNGEFVDLCGGPHVANTNEIKAIKLLSIAGAYHRGNENNKQLQRIYGTAFDSKEALDLFLKQTEEARLRDHRKIGKEMQLFMIDDEFGQGLILWLPNGTIIRNELQKFILSELEKRGYSQVITPNLAKLDLFRTSGHFPYYQDAQYAPIPERVTLQKLLDNNVSCKEMMEGLENGKLDGFLIKPMNCPGHIKIYASKTRSYRELPVKLAEFGTVYRWEQSGELSGMTRVRGFTQDDAHIFCTEEQLGDEINQCLQLVRLIFKTLGMEDFRVRVSLRDRDSSKYIGSDESWICAENALKRAAESLDVPFSLEEGEAAFYGPKIDFVVKDVIGREWQLGTIQVDYNLPERFKLTYIGSDNKPHQPVMIHRAPFGSLERFCGLLIEHFGGNFPTWLAPEQVRILSINDSVLEEIKTIQNRLHSNGIRACIDLEPEKLGAKIRKAELDKVPYMFIVGPSEIESGTVAVRSRVNKYVAGTIDLEKIIEIITKEIQEKKLPSPLS